The window CGTAGTTGCGGATCGCGCCCAGGTAGTTGCCCAGATGCTGGCGGCCCGTCGGTCGGGCACCGGAGAACACGCGTTGTCGTTTGCTTGCCACAGCCTACCCGCCTTCCAAGGCCTCTCCGACCAGGCGCGGCACCTCCCCCGCCTCGGCATGCCGCCCTGTCTGGAGTTTGGAGTACACCAGCTTCCCGTCGACCTCGACCTC is drawn from Anaerolineales bacterium and contains these coding sequences:
- a CDS encoding Rdx family protein codes for the protein MADLVKAYEERIEAVTLVPSDGGRFEVEVDGKLVYSKLQTGRHAEAGEVPRLVGEALEGG